One window of Rhizobium leguminosarum genomic DNA carries:
- a CDS encoding ATP-binding protein, with product MPNFHNPKALIYAPAGRDAQVAASLIDETGLTSIAVAALTLFASSLDDEVAVGVLTEEAVRGSDLKPIAAWVAAQPSWSDLPFIVLTQRGGGPERNPAAAMLSDVLGNVTFLERPFHATSFISVARTALKGRLRQYEARARLEALGEGERRLQTALAAGRLGAWELELSTMALSTSATCKAVFGRGPDDEVTRDDLIASIHPDDRDLVLARLRQTIDTGRDYSIEHRTIWPDGSLHWTEVHAQLYADRYGSARKLVGVCSDTTVRKTIEENLRRLNETLEERVRERTREVNAAHQTLLEEVAQRERAEEQLRQSQKMEAIGQLTGGVAHDFNNLLMVVLGNLELLGKQVAGDAKAARLVDGALQGARRGAALTQRLLAFARQQDLQVKPVDLADLVSGMNDLLRRSVGSSISIETNLPARLPPALIDANQLELALLNLAVNARDAMPDGGTLSISLREEQSVGANGDLDEGAYLVLAVADSGTGMDAETLKKAVDPFFSTKELGKGTGLGLSMIHGLAVQLNGALFLTSELGVGTTAELWLPATERRPERPAETELPVLQAASGLKILLVDDDALIAMSSVDMLEDLGHEVVETNSGAEALELIRSGQHFDLMITDYSMPGMTGAQLTDAVRDIHPRLPIVLATGYAERPAGTDIDIPRLGKPYNQAQLAKEIAKGLARETAPVIGSVGARGSGPLFKADDRRDEIGDGACVV from the coding sequence ATTCCTAATTTCCACAACCCGAAGGCCCTGATCTATGCACCGGCCGGACGCGACGCCCAGGTCGCGGCATCGTTGATCGATGAGACCGGGCTGACATCGATAGCCGTTGCCGCTTTGACTCTCTTCGCGTCATCACTCGATGACGAAGTCGCGGTTGGCGTTCTGACGGAAGAAGCCGTCCGCGGGAGCGACCTGAAACCGATTGCTGCCTGGGTTGCCGCCCAGCCAAGCTGGTCCGACCTGCCGTTCATCGTTCTCACCCAACGCGGTGGGGGACCTGAACGAAATCCCGCCGCCGCCATGCTTTCCGACGTCCTCGGCAATGTGACTTTTCTGGAGAGGCCGTTCCATGCCACGTCGTTCATCAGCGTTGCGCGGACCGCACTGAAAGGGCGACTGCGCCAATATGAAGCGCGCGCCCGGCTCGAGGCTCTGGGTGAGGGAGAGCGGCGGTTGCAGACGGCGCTTGCCGCCGGTCGTCTCGGGGCGTGGGAGCTGGAGCTGTCCACGATGGCCCTGTCGACATCGGCGACCTGCAAGGCGGTCTTCGGTCGAGGGCCGGATGATGAGGTAACGCGCGATGATCTGATCGCCAGCATCCACCCTGACGATCGCGATCTTGTACTGGCACGCCTGCGCCAGACCATCGATACCGGACGCGACTATTCGATCGAGCACAGGACGATCTGGCCGGATGGTTCACTGCATTGGACCGAGGTCCATGCCCAGCTTTACGCGGATAGATATGGATCAGCCAGGAAGCTTGTCGGTGTCTGCTCCGATACTACCGTCCGCAAGACCATCGAGGAGAATCTGCGACGGCTCAATGAAACCCTCGAAGAGCGTGTCAGGGAACGGACCCGGGAGGTCAACGCCGCCCACCAGACCCTGCTCGAAGAGGTCGCCCAGCGTGAAAGAGCCGAGGAGCAGCTTCGCCAATCCCAGAAAATGGAAGCGATCGGCCAACTCACTGGTGGCGTTGCCCACGACTTCAACAATCTGCTGATGGTGGTTCTCGGAAATTTGGAACTGCTCGGCAAACAGGTGGCCGGAGATGCCAAGGCGGCACGTCTGGTCGACGGGGCGCTTCAGGGCGCGCGACGTGGAGCGGCGCTGACCCAGCGTTTGCTGGCTTTTGCCAGACAGCAGGATCTGCAGGTCAAGCCCGTCGATCTAGCCGATCTTGTCTCCGGCATGAACGATTTGCTGCGGCGCTCGGTCGGATCCTCGATCAGCATCGAGACCAATCTCCCGGCGAGACTGCCGCCGGCGCTGATCGACGCGAACCAGCTCGAATTGGCGCTGCTCAACCTTGCGGTCAATGCCCGCGATGCGATGCCGGATGGGGGGACGCTGTCCATATCGCTGCGCGAAGAACAGTCTGTCGGCGCTAACGGCGATCTCGACGAAGGCGCCTATCTTGTGTTGGCAGTGGCTGACAGCGGCACCGGCATGGACGCGGAGACGCTGAAGAAGGCAGTCGATCCGTTTTTCTCCACCAAGGAACTCGGGAAAGGCACGGGTCTCGGCTTGTCGATGATCCACGGGCTTGCCGTTCAGCTCAATGGCGCACTCTTTCTGACAAGCGAGCTTGGGGTGGGAACGACGGCGGAGTTGTGGCTGCCGGCGACCGAACGGCGCCCCGAGCGGCCGGCCGAGACGGAGCTGCCCGTCCTGCAGGCTGCCTCCGGACTGAAGATCCTTCTGGTCGATGACGATGCCCTGATCGCCATGAGTTCGGTCGACATGCTCGAAGATCTCGGCCATGAGGTCGTCGAGACAAATTCCGGCGCGGAGGCACTGGAACTGATCAGGAGCGGTCAGCATTTCGATCTGATGATCACCGACTATTCGATGCCGGGTATGACCGGCGCACAGCTCACCGATGCCGTGCGGGACATTCATCCGAGGCTGCCGATCGTGCTGGCGACAGGGTATGCCGAACGTCCCGCCGGCACCGACATCGATATTCCGAGATTGGGTAAACCCTATAATCAGGCCCAGCTTGCAAAGGAAATCGCCAAGGGGCTGGCCCGCGAGACGGCTCCGGTCATCGGATCCGTCGGCGCGCGTGGTTCAGGGCCGCTGTTCAAGGCCGACGATCGCCGCGATGAAATCGGCGATGGCGCCTGTGTCGTCTAG
- the mobB gene encoding molybdopterin-guanine dinucleotide biosynthesis protein B, with amino-acid sequence MTAPKILGIAGWKNSGKTGLAVRLVTEFTRRGYRISTIKHAHHDFDIDKVGADSYRHREAGAHEVTIVSGTRYAIMHELRGAPEPEFEEILARLAPCDLVLIEGYKREPIPKIEARRLEAANRQPLAPSDPHIRAIAADHAVTDTAALPVFDLDDTGAIADFIAAIVGLEQRP; translated from the coding sequence ATGACCGCACCGAAGATCTTAGGCATTGCCGGCTGGAAGAATTCTGGCAAGACCGGACTTGCCGTCCGGCTGGTGACCGAGTTCACCCGCCGCGGCTACAGAATCTCGACGATCAAGCACGCTCATCACGATTTCGATATCGACAAGGTCGGGGCTGACAGCTACCGCCACCGCGAGGCCGGCGCCCACGAGGTCACCATCGTCTCCGGCACTCGCTACGCCATCATGCACGAGCTGCGCGGCGCTCCCGAACCCGAGTTCGAGGAGATTCTTGCTCGTCTTGCCCCCTGCGATCTCGTGCTGATCGAAGGCTACAAGCGCGAGCCGATCCCGAAGATCGAGGCCCGCCGCCTGGAGGCCGCCAATCGCCAGCCGCTGGCGCCGAGCGATCCTCATATCCGCGCCATCGCCGCCGATCACGCCGTTACAGATACGGCGGCCCTGCCCGTCTTCGATCTAGACGACACAGGCGCCATCGCCGATTTCATCGCGGCGATCGTCGGCCTTGAACAGCGGCCCTGA
- the mobA gene encoding molybdenum cofactor guanylyltransferase MobA translates to MAEFSLQRSDIAGVVLAGGRSQRMGRDKAGVMLGDESLLRHVLTRLSQQVVAVAVNADAAAEDVPVVPDRFPGKAGPLAGIHAAMVYAAGLPSISHVVTVSVDCPFFPADLVARLAAAVEHPSQIAIAASEGRSHPIFGLWPVALAADLEAWIATDDKRRVRDFLLRHDVTEVAFPLHPTRASLLDPFFNINTPDDLVEAERWLEALRA, encoded by the coding sequence ATGGCTGAATTCTCGCTGCAAAGGTCTGATATAGCAGGCGTCGTGCTGGCCGGCGGCCGCTCGCAGCGCATGGGCCGTGACAAGGCGGGCGTGATGCTCGGGGACGAGAGCCTGCTGCGCCATGTGCTGACCCGCCTCTCGCAGCAGGTCGTCGCGGTTGCCGTCAATGCCGATGCCGCAGCCGAGGACGTGCCCGTCGTCCCCGACCGTTTCCCCGGCAAGGCCGGGCCATTGGCCGGCATCCATGCGGCGATGGTCTATGCCGCCGGCCTGCCCTCGATCAGCCATGTCGTCACCGTCTCTGTGGATTGCCCGTTCTTCCCGGCCGATCTCGTCGCCCGGCTGGCAGCAGCGGTCGAACACCCGTCGCAGATCGCCATCGCCGCCTCCGAAGGCCGCAGCCATCCCATCTTCGGGCTCTGGCCGGTGGCGCTGGCCGCCGATCTCGAGGCCTGGATCGCCACCGACGACAAGCGCCGCGTGCGCGACTTCCTGTTGCGGCATGACGTTACGGAAGTGGCGTTTCCGCTGCATCCGACCCGCGCCAGCCTGCTCGATCCCTTCTTCAACATCAACACGCCGGATGATCTCGTCGAGGCGGAACGCTGGCTGGAGGCCCTGCGCGCATGA
- a CDS encoding SDR family oxidoreductase has product MTLLNGKVAIITGASSGIGRAAAKLFALEGARLVVTGRRQDALDAVVAEIEAEGGQAVAIAGDVKDEALQARLVETAVSRFGGLDIGFNNAGILGEMGPVARLSPEGWRETIETNLTAAFLGAKYQSTAMGERGGSLIFTSTFVGHTVGMPGMAAYAASKAGLIGFVQVLAAELGRQKIRANALLPGGTDTPASITNAPDATPDLLAFVEGLHALKRMAQPEEIANAALFLASDMSSFVTGTAMLADGGVSISRT; this is encoded by the coding sequence ATGACACTTTTGAACGGCAAGGTCGCAATCATCACCGGCGCCAGCTCCGGCATCGGCCGCGCGGCGGCGAAACTCTTTGCGCTAGAGGGCGCGAGGCTCGTGGTCACCGGAAGGCGACAGGACGCTCTCGACGCCGTCGTCGCCGAGATCGAGGCGGAGGGCGGGCAGGCCGTCGCCATCGCGGGTGATGTCAAGGACGAGGCGTTGCAGGCGAGGCTGGTCGAGACGGCTGTCTCACGCTTCGGCGGGCTCGATATCGGCTTCAACAATGCCGGTATTCTCGGCGAGATGGGACCGGTTGCCCGGCTGTCGCCGGAAGGCTGGCGCGAGACGATCGAAACCAATCTCACCGCCGCCTTCCTCGGCGCCAAATACCAGTCGACGGCGATGGGTGAGCGTGGTGGATCGCTGATCTTCACCTCGACTTTCGTCGGCCACACCGTCGGCATGCCTGGAATGGCCGCCTATGCGGCGAGCAAAGCGGGGCTGATCGGCTTCGTGCAGGTGCTCGCCGCCGAACTCGGGCGACAGAAGATCCGCGCCAACGCCCTGCTTCCCGGCGGCACCGACACACCCGCCAGCATCACCAACGCGCCTGATGCCACGCCAGACCTGCTCGCCTTCGTGGAGGGACTGCACGCGCTGAAACGCATGGCGCAACCGGAAGAGATCGCCAATGCGGCGCTCTTCCTGGCCTCGGACATGTCGAGCTTCGTGACCGGCACGGCGATGCTGGCGGATGGTGGGGTTTCGATCAGTCGGACGTAA
- a CDS encoding SDR family oxidoreductase, which yields MKRFEQKTVVITGGSRGIGAAIARRFAREGANLVVSANEDLVHGVADGIRAEGGKAISFIGDVTDKASVIALYDAAEKEFGSVDVSIQNAGVITIARVEDLSENEWDKVMAVNTKGVFLCAQEAIARMRKHKRGGRIINTASGQARDGFIYTPHYAASKMGVVGITQSLAKEVATEKITANAFCPGIIETDMWAYNDQAWGKLLGNYAPGELMKEWVEGIPMKRAGSGEDVAGLVTFLASEDAAYITGQTINVDGGLIMS from the coding sequence ATGAAACGCTTTGAGCAAAAAACCGTCGTCATTACCGGGGGCAGCCGCGGCATTGGCGCAGCCATCGCCAGGCGCTTTGCGCGCGAAGGCGCCAATCTCGTCGTTTCGGCCAATGAGGATCTGGTCCACGGCGTTGCCGATGGGATCCGGGCCGAAGGCGGCAAGGCGATCTCCTTCATCGGCGACGTTACCGACAAGGCAAGCGTCATCGCCCTCTATGATGCTGCCGAGAAGGAATTCGGGTCTGTCGACGTCTCGATCCAGAATGCCGGCGTCATCACCATCGCTCGCGTCGAGGACCTCTCCGAAAACGAGTGGGACAAGGTTATGGCCGTCAACACCAAGGGCGTTTTCCTCTGCGCCCAGGAGGCGATCGCCAGAATGCGCAAGCACAAGCGCGGCGGCCGCATCATCAACACCGCCTCCGGTCAGGCCCGCGACGGCTTCATCTACACCCCGCACTACGCCGCCTCGAAAATGGGCGTCGTCGGCATCACCCAGAGCCTCGCCAAGGAAGTCGCCACCGAAAAGATCACCGCCAACGCCTTCTGCCCCGGCATCATCGAGACCGACATGTGGGCCTATAACGACCAGGCCTGGGGCAAACTCCTCGGCAACTACGCCCCCGGCGAGTTGATGAAGGAATGGGTCGAAGGCATCCCGATGAAACGCGCCGGCTCCGGCGAAGATGTCGCCGGCCTGGTCACCTTCCTCGCCAGCGAAGACGCCGCCTACATCACCGGCCAGACGATCAATGTCGATGGCGGGTTGATCATGTCGTAG
- a CDS encoding SDR family oxidoreductase → MSDITLNAPKLFDLSGQVAIVTGAGSGIGQRIAIGLAQCGADVALLDRRTDGGLARTAEHIHAAGRRSIQIAADVTSKSSLGEAIARTEADLGALTLAVNAAGIANANAAEEMEEDQYQTLMDINLKGVFLSCQAEARAMLKNGRGSIVNIASMSGVIVNRGLSQAHYNASKAGVIHMSKSMAMEWVDRGIRVNTISPGYTATPMNTRPEMVHQTKLFEEQTPMQRMAAVDEMVGPAVFLLSNAASFVTGVDLLVDGGFCCW, encoded by the coding sequence GTGTCCGACATCACTCTGAACGCCCCGAAGCTTTTCGATCTCAGCGGCCAGGTTGCCATCGTAACCGGAGCTGGGAGCGGCATTGGGCAGCGCATTGCTATCGGCCTTGCACAGTGCGGCGCCGACGTGGCGCTGCTCGACCGTCGCACCGACGGCGGGTTGGCCAGAACGGCCGAACACATTCACGCCGCCGGCCGCCGTTCGATCCAGATCGCGGCGGATGTCACCAGCAAGTCTTCCCTTGGAGAGGCAATAGCACGGACCGAGGCAGATCTCGGTGCATTGACGCTTGCAGTCAACGCTGCCGGCATCGCCAACGCCAACGCGGCTGAGGAGATGGAGGAGGACCAATATCAGACGTTGATGGATATCAACCTGAAGGGCGTCTTCCTTTCCTGCCAGGCCGAGGCTCGCGCCATGCTGAAGAATGGCCGCGGCTCCATCGTCAACATCGCTTCCATGTCGGGTGTGATCGTCAACCGGGGGCTGAGCCAAGCGCACTATAACGCCTCCAAGGCGGGCGTGATCCATATGTCGAAGTCTATGGCGATGGAATGGGTCGACCGCGGCATTCGCGTCAACACCATCTCTCCCGGATACACGGCAACGCCCATGAACACCCGTCCGGAGATGGTTCATCAGACCAAGCTCTTCGAAGAGCAAACGCCAATGCAGCGAATGGCGGCGGTGGACGAAATGGTAGGCCCGGCGGTGTTCTTGCTGTCGAATGCAGCAAGCTTCGTGACCGGCGTCGATCTTCTCGTCGACGGCGGTTTCTGCTGCTGGTGA
- a CDS encoding sugar ABC transporter ATP-binding protein — protein sequence MTDPVLSLRGISKWYGPLQVLKNVSLDVYPGEVVALLGENGAGKSTLSGIIAGSRTPSEGSMTWLGQPYAPASPREAIDKGLVLIHQELQLLPQLSIAENVFIGRWPMKNGVIDRAQMVRRAQEQLARLNLHIPATRKVAGLSTANQQLIAIAKALALNAKLLILDEPTAALGGAETEALFEQVRKLRSEGVGIVYISHRMEEIKRITDRVVVLRDGERVQEFSDSATPVRTIVESMVGRPLDRLFPALPVPTDHPVLQVSGLSSPDNSFRDVSFDVHAGEILGIAGLVGAGRTELVRAISGADPISAGSIKLEGEELGLRDPADAIAKGIVMVPEDRKEQGLVVGHRIGENIIYANLDKLGGRWITPRVKRSFAEKAVAKFGVKGRAEQYASDLSGGNQQKVVIAKWLMRDPKVVVLDEPTRGIDVGARAGIYDIIVNLAKRGVAVIVVSSDLEEVLGVSNRILVLAQGKQAGILNRDEANDVSVMELATI from the coding sequence GTGACTGATCCAGTTCTTTCCCTGAGAGGCATATCCAAGTGGTATGGGCCGCTCCAGGTTCTGAAGAATGTCAGCTTGGACGTTTATCCGGGAGAAGTGGTAGCACTTCTCGGTGAAAACGGAGCGGGCAAGTCGACGCTATCCGGCATCATCGCCGGGTCACGCACGCCGTCCGAAGGATCAATGACTTGGCTGGGGCAGCCTTATGCCCCAGCCTCCCCAAGGGAGGCGATCGACAAGGGCCTTGTCCTGATCCATCAGGAGCTGCAGCTGTTGCCGCAGCTGTCGATCGCGGAAAACGTCTTCATCGGGCGCTGGCCGATGAAGAACGGCGTCATCGACCGGGCCCAAATGGTTCGCCGCGCCCAGGAGCAGCTCGCTCGCTTGAACCTTCACATACCCGCCACGCGCAAGGTCGCCGGCCTTTCCACCGCAAATCAACAACTCATCGCGATCGCCAAGGCGCTGGCTCTCAATGCGAAGCTCCTGATCCTGGACGAACCGACCGCGGCCCTTGGCGGCGCGGAGACGGAAGCTCTTTTCGAACAGGTTAGAAAACTTCGGTCAGAGGGCGTCGGCATCGTCTACATTTCGCACCGCATGGAAGAGATCAAGCGAATAACCGACCGGGTCGTCGTTCTTCGCGATGGCGAACGCGTGCAGGAATTCTCCGACAGCGCGACACCGGTGCGAACGATCGTCGAAAGCATGGTCGGACGTCCGCTTGACCGCTTGTTCCCGGCCCTGCCGGTTCCGACAGACCATCCCGTCCTCCAGGTGTCGGGGCTGAGCTCGCCGGACAACTCCTTCCGTGACGTTAGCTTCGATGTGCACGCCGGGGAAATTCTCGGAATCGCCGGACTGGTCGGCGCGGGCCGCACGGAACTTGTCCGCGCGATTTCGGGCGCGGACCCAATCAGTGCAGGTTCGATCAAGCTGGAAGGCGAAGAACTTGGGCTGCGCGATCCGGCGGACGCGATCGCCAAGGGCATCGTGATGGTCCCGGAAGACCGGAAGGAGCAGGGCCTGGTTGTCGGGCACCGGATCGGCGAGAACATTATCTACGCCAATCTTGACAAGCTGGGCGGGCGTTGGATTACCCCGCGCGTCAAGCGCTCGTTTGCGGAGAAGGCAGTTGCCAAGTTCGGCGTAAAGGGCCGGGCGGAGCAATATGCCTCGGACCTGTCCGGCGGCAACCAGCAAAAGGTGGTCATCGCGAAATGGCTGATGCGCGATCCTAAGGTCGTCGTGCTCGACGAACCGACGAGAGGCATCGACGTCGGCGCCCGAGCCGGCATCTATGACATCATCGTCAATCTTGCCAAACGCGGCGTGGCGGTCATCGTCGTAAGCTCGGACCTCGAGGAAGTTCTCGGAGTTTCCAATCGCATTCTCGTGCTTGCCCAAGGCAAACAGGCAGGCATTCTCAACCGTGACGAGGCGAATGACGTTTCGGTCATGGAGCTAGCCACCATCTGA
- a CDS encoding sugar ABC transporter substrate-binding protein → MKIARTMLASAALLGLTLGPVHAAELKKLGLAVANLQANFFNQIKQSVEAEAKKRGIEVITVDAKGDGPTQVNQIQDLLTQKIDALIYIPAGAAAATVPVKLAKTAGIPVVNVDRNAEGAPGDTFLATDSVASAKAVCDYILKEAGGKGKMVIIHGQKGTTPEVDRSKGCAESLKAYPDVKVVAEQFSNIWSQDEGFQIMQNMLQANPDVSIVFAQADGLALGAAQAIKVANPSQKIVVGGFDGDTAALEALSKGVFNVTATQQTQKMGRDSVENAAKLVAGEKVPPVQLMDATLTTKENVAGFIANHP, encoded by the coding sequence ATGAAAATTGCGCGCACCATGCTCGCGTCTGCTGCACTGCTCGGCCTCACGCTCGGTCCCGTACACGCAGCCGAACTGAAGAAGCTCGGCTTGGCCGTTGCCAACCTTCAGGCAAACTTCTTCAACCAGATCAAGCAATCGGTCGAAGCCGAAGCCAAGAAGCGCGGCATCGAAGTCATCACGGTCGACGCAAAGGGCGACGGCCCGACACAGGTCAACCAGATCCAGGACCTCCTGACCCAGAAAATCGACGCGCTGATCTACATTCCGGCAGGTGCGGCCGCTGCGACCGTTCCGGTCAAGCTCGCGAAGACCGCAGGCATTCCAGTCGTGAACGTTGACCGCAACGCCGAGGGAGCACCCGGCGATACCTTCCTTGCAACGGATTCCGTCGCCTCTGCCAAGGCGGTGTGCGACTACATTCTGAAGGAAGCCGGCGGCAAGGGGAAGATGGTCATCATCCACGGTCAGAAGGGCACGACGCCGGAAGTCGATCGTTCGAAGGGCTGCGCTGAATCTCTCAAGGCATATCCGGACGTCAAGGTTGTCGCCGAGCAGTTCTCGAACATCTGGAGCCAGGACGAAGGATTCCAGATCATGCAGAATATGCTGCAGGCAAATCCGGACGTTTCGATCGTATTCGCCCAGGCCGACGGCCTCGCCCTTGGCGCCGCACAGGCAATCAAGGTCGCCAATCCTTCCCAGAAGATCGTGGTTGGCGGCTTCGATGGTGACACCGCAGCTCTCGAAGCGCTCAGCAAGGGCGTCTTCAACGTAACGGCGACCCAGCAGACGCAGAAGATGGGCCGCGACTCGGTTGAAAATGCCGCCAAGCTTGTTGCCGGAGAGAAGGTGCCGCCGGTCCAACTCATGGATGCCACGCTGACAACCAAGGAAAACGTCGCAGGTTTCATCGCCAACCATCCGTAA